From the Primulina tabacum isolate GXHZ01 chromosome 15, ASM2559414v2, whole genome shotgun sequence genome, one window contains:
- the LOC142527709 gene encoding LOW QUALITY PROTEIN: protein RRC1-like (The sequence of the model RefSeq protein was modified relative to this genomic sequence to represent the inferred CDS: deleted 1 base in 1 codon) — protein MSSRKKTPFQKHREDEEAKKKRAEDETARLYQEFVESFQADDTPGSKVFVRGGTINPNDKHKNDSEGGNSKDEGSGLKKGSRYVPSFIPPPMASKGKEYEKKKEEKPKEKEKGKSRNIDHFMEELKHEQEMRERRNQDREHWRDSRHGDNSALSSRFDELPNEFDPTGRPGSFDDGDPLTTNLYVGNLSPLVDENFLLRTFGRFGPIASVKIMWPRTEEERRRERNCGFVAFMNRTDGQAAKDEMQGVVVYDYELKMGWGKSVSLPSQALPAPPPGQMAIRSKGGATVILSGPSGPPVTSVPIQNSELVLTPNVPDISVVPPDDNHLQHVIDTMALYVLDGGCSFEQAIMERGRGNPLFSFLFELGSKEHTYYVWRLYSFAQGDTLMRWRTEPFIMITGSGRWIPPPLPIAKGAEHEKEAASTYAAGKSKRLEVEMTLTDAQRDEFEDMLRGLTLERSQIKDAMGFALDNADAAGEIVEVLTESMTLKETPIPTKVARLMLVSDILHNSSAPVKNASAYRTKFEATLPDIMESFNDLYRSVTGRITAEALKERVLRVLQVWADWFLFSDTFVNGLRATFLRSGNSGVIPFHSICGDAPELERNSGSADTGDAEKINQDTALAIGKGAAMKELLSLPLTELERRCRHNGLSQVGGREMMVARLLYLEDAEKQRAYEIDDELRASHSHSNLGKNPSGQEGTKVEIDSGKMSGWMSYDENGERSKGEESVSLPTSDPSLQKELIFSEVQNELVLPASKWAREDNESDDEHKRNAQELGLTYSSSGSENAGDGLYKNAEVDLTSDASNSAFLNVGMNEEQRQKLRRLEVALMEYRESLEEKGLKNSEEIERKVAIHRRQLQSEYGLSDLHADASGRKRTSSERRDRQDDSYEPLKKHHRSESRSESPQRKSSIRDKERESDMKEDRDRRRDRERGHDLESERAKDRARDREKNGSKERNDHERDKGRDRDRDRRRVK, from the exons ATGAGTTCCCGTAAGAAGACACCTTTTCAGAAGCACAGAGAAGACGAAGAGGCGAAGAAGAAG aggGCAGAAGATGAGACAGCACGATTATACCAAGAGTTTGTAGAATCATTTCAAGCAGATGATACTCCGGGGTCGAAGGTTTTTGTCAGAGGTGGAACCATCAATCCTAATGACAAACATAAGAATGATTCAGAAG GTGGAAATTCCAAAGATGAGGGTTCTGGTTTAAAGAAAGGGAGTAG GTATGTTCCATCATTCATCCCACCTCCTATGGCATCAAAGGGTAAAGAATATGAAAAGAAG AAGGAGGAGAAgccaaaggaaaaggaaaaagggAAGTCACGGAACATCGATCATTTTATGGAGGAGTTGAAGCATGAACAGGAGATGAGGGAGAGACGAAATCAAGATCGTGAACATTGGCGTGATTCACGCCATGGTGACAATTCTGCA CTATCTAGTAGGTTTGATGAGCTGCCTAATGAATTTGATCCAACTGGAAGACCTGGATCTTTTGATGATGGAGATCCATTAACTACAAATCTTTATGTGGGAAACTTATCACCTCTG GTCGATGAAAATTTTCTTTTGCGGACTTTTGGAAGATTTGGACCTATTGCTAGTGTAAAAATAATGTGGCCAAGGACAGAAGAGGAACGAAGAAGGGAAAGAAATTGTGGCTTTGTGGCTTTCATGAATAGAACTGATGGTCAAGCTGCGAAGGATGAAATGCAAG GAGTGGTGGTCTACGATTACGAGTTAAAAATGGGGTGGGGTAAATCTGTTTCTCTTCCTTCACAAGCACTCCCTGCTCCACCCCCTGGACAAATGGCCATCAGGAGTAAAGGG GGTGCCACTGTCATCTTGTCTGGCCCTTCTGGCCCTCCAGTTACTTCCGTTCCAATCCAGAACTCTGAGTTG GTTCTTACTCCAAATGTGCCTGATATTAGCGTTGTCCCTCCTGATGATAACCATCTCCAGCATGTTATAGATACAATGGCTCTGTATGTTCTTGATGGGGGTTGTTCCTTCGAACAAGCTATCATGGAACGTGGCCGAGGAAATCCTCTTTTCAGTTTtttgtttgagcttggttctaAAGAACATACTTACTATGTTTGGAGGCTTTATTCATTTGCTCAG GGGGATACACTTATGCGATGGCGAACAGAGCCTTTCATCATGATTACTGGCAGTGGAAG ATGGATACCACCTCCTTTACCAATTGCAAAAGGCGCGGAGCACGAAAAAGAAGCTGCAAGCACTTATGCTGCTGGGAAAAGCAAA CGTCTGGAGGTGGAAATGACCCTGACAGATGCCCAAAGAGATGAATTTGAGGATATGCTGCGTGGATTAACATTAGAAAGAAGCCAGATAAAAGATGCCATGGGTTTTGCTCTGGATAATGCTGATGCTGCTGGAGAG ATAGTTGAAGTGTTAACTGAGTCCATGACCCTCAAAGAAACTCCAATTCCAACAAAAGTTGCAAGACTCATGCTCGTTTCGGACATCCTTCACAACAGCAGTGCTCCTGTGAAGAATGCTTCCGCTTATCGTACCAAATTCGAAGCAACTTTACCTGATATCATGGAAAGCTTTAATGACTTATATCGTAGTGTAACTGGACGGATCACAGCTGAGGCTCTCAAG GAACGTGTCCTGAGAGTTCTTCAAGTATGGGCTGACTGGTTTCTTTTTTCGGATACTTTTGTGAATGGATTGCGAGCTACCTTTCTCCGTTCTGGTAACTCAGGTGTGATACCTTTCCATTCTATTTGTGGTGATGCCCCTGAACTTGAGAGAAATTCCGGTTCTGCGGACACAGGTGATGCGGAAAAGATTAATCAGGATACCGCGTTGGCCATTGGTAAAGGAGCTGCCATGAAGGAGCTTTTAAGTTTGCCCCTTACTGAGCTGGAAAGACGATGCCGACATAATGGACTTTCTCAGGTTGGTGGTAGGGAAATGATGGTAGCACGGTTACTTTATCTGGAAGATGCAGAAAAACAGAGAGCTTATGAGATAGATGATGAATTGAGGGCTTCACATAGCCATTCAAATTTGGGGAAAAACCCAAGTGGACAGGAGGGGACAAAAGTTGAAATTGATTCAGGGAAAATGTCCGGATGGATGAGTTATGATGAAAATGGTGAGCGGTCAAAAGGAGAAGAGTCGGTATCATTGCCCACTTCAGATCCTTCTTTGCAGAAGGAACTTATCTTTAGTGAAGTGCAAAATGAACTCGTTTTGCCAGCTTCTAAGTGGGCCAGAGAGGACAATGAAAGTGATGATGAACATAAGAGGAACGCACAAGAATTGGGCTTAACTTACTCATCTTCTGGAAGTGAAAATGCTGGCGATGGTCTTTATAAAAACGCGGAAGTGGATCTTACTTCTGATGCTAGCAATTCAGCATTTCTCAATGTTGGAATGAACGAAGAACAAAG ACAAAAATTAAGGCGTCTTGAGGTTGCTCTGATGGAATACCGAGAATCTCTTGAAGAAAAGGGATTAAAAAATTCAGAGGAAATTGAGAGAAAAGTTGCCATCCATCGTAGACAGCTACAATCTGAATACGGTTTATCTGATTTGCATGCAGATGCCTCCGGCAGAA AGAGGACCTCTTCAGAGAGGAGGGACAGACAGGATGACTCCTACGAACCTTTAAAAAAGCACCACCGCAGC GAAAGCAGAAGTGAAAGCCCTCAACGAAAATCATCCATTCGTGATAAAGAGAGGGAGAGCGACATGAAAGAGGACAGAGACAGACGACGTGACAGGGAAAGAGGCCATGATCTGGAGTCTGAACGGGCGAAGGACAGAGCACGTGATCGGGAGAAGAATGGCAGCAAGGAGAGGAATGACCATGAAAGGGACAAGGGACGAGATAGAGACAGGGACAGGAGGAGAGTGAAATGA